The following DNA comes from Poecilia reticulata strain Guanapo linkage group LG16, Guppy_female_1.0+MT, whole genome shotgun sequence.
aaacaacaatgattcTACTGCTGCTACTACTACTAATTTCCTTGTCTATTTCTagtttaattttgtcaaacataTTATGTTAAACCAAACTAGCTGAGTGCGGCAAAAACTATTTCAGAATTACAGGACCAGCTGGAGGTTATACtgtgctgccacctgctggagaATTGAACGATTGGCAACCTTTCAGAAATTACAAACGCCAAGATTATAATTAAAAGCCAACCAACCATTCaggaaatgaacagaaaaatctgaattacaaatctagttttttttcctccttttttttctaagaaaaaacaaacaaatacaccACAAATTTAATCAAGAATGTGtgttatatttcatttattttttcttgatgtACAAAGTAGATATATCGAGATAATTTAGCAAGACAAAGCTTAAGTGTCTCTCCTGTTTAGAGGCTTCATAACCAGACCTGCTCACAGTCATCATCAAAACATGTTCACTTTGCTTCGAATTCTGTTGTATTTCTTCTAGAAGtctttatgaaaataataagGGAGCTTTTTCTATCACTCCTGGCTTTGATTCTCAAGGACTATGTACTATaggaaaaaaagccttttacgTGAGTCTGCTTGGTTGCAATAGATTAAGAGCAAAGGAGCACATTTTTTgcttctcacttttttttcgTAACGAGTTTGAAGGTTGCTGCAGCACCTGTATCTGTAGCTCAAAGACCTGAATTTCATTACAGAGGAATGCGGCACAGCACAGCTCTCTGAGGTCCACTCGGTTTGACTTAGAGAAAGAACTTAAtcttgttcatttatttcttttcatccaCGTTAAATGGTTATTTGTTGGAACCACGAAGACGTCTGTTCATCTTAATGGACTTAGTGCTTTTCCAACATTCAGTGTTGAAAGTAGAAACATTCTATAAGGATTCCTATAGAAGAAAGTGCAGGGATTTTATTTAGGCCTTTAGAGTTGCACCCAGAGCTCTTGCAGAGTTCAGCATGTTACACTCTCGAACTTGAATTTATTTACTTCCGATTTTATCtgacaaagcagcacaaaaatatgcacatttgtgaagtacaagaaaaacatttgtttttatttctttctttagaaCCCAATAGGGTTCAACTGTGTGTCATTTAACCTCAGTATGAGTACAGATGTTCTTTAGAGCGCTCAGTGATTTATTaagtaaggtaattttatttatatagcacattttcagcaacaaggcaattcaaagtgctttatatgagttaaaaggaaatacaaacaaaataacaaaccaaaggaaagaaaaaaagaggaaagaacgtgaccaaacagcatcataaagatCAGACTGTTAAGAAATTAAAAGCAGGATTAGTCCATAAAGCAATGCTTCAAAGCTAGAGCTATGTCTCAGGGCGTGTTCATCCAATCAcccaaatactgaaaaaaacatgacagaactGGAgacaaattgaaacaaaaaaggGCACAGAATTATGCTGAGgagatgaatttaaaaaaaattgcaaagaaGCAGCAAAATACCCAGAGTGAAGCACGGAGGTGGAACCATAATGATGTGGggatgattttgttttgcaagtTATGGATGCACTCCACTCCTACACTGAAACACGACAGGGGGAGCATCTTAATGTGAAACTTATAAGTGGCGATACAAAAATAGACGGACTTGTTAgactacacaaaaaaaattttttttttcaaagtatcATTAAAAAGTGACATTAGACATGTAGTTTGCCGTCCAGCAGGGCATAAAGTCAATATTATATTATGAAGAAACAAATTAgatcaaaatatttctgtgtgtCAACATGATTGAGTCATAGACAAGACCCTTTTTCAAATACAAAAGGCTGTAGTTTTGCAAAGCTTGTTGCTAGGTGATAAAATGTTCACGGTATTTAAAGGCAGTTGTAGAGGACAACTAGTATTGCACTTAGTGCAGCTGCTTTTATCACACATCTAATTTCCAGATGTTGTAATGAAAGTCTGTCTTTTACTATACATATTCAGAATAACCATGTATAAttactgaaaacaaagtttgcaaCAAGCATTTAACTcacaaaaaccccccaaaaaacattgtGACTGAGTGAGCTGCTGCCAGTTCAAGTCCATCTGAAAACATTATTTGCTATTAGCTGGAAAGTCAATGTTCATATTCACCCATGAATATGGTTGCAGTTAACCCCATAAAAGTTGTGTCTTTTCCCAGTGACTACATTGTGCCTCAGGTCCACAGCAGCATGTGTGATGGAGTTGCTGAATCTTCGATGTGCCTCTGACTTGCTGAATGAGTTTTGGAGGTCTAGAAGGGTGAGGGTTGTGCCTGTCCTACCTGCAGCCTCACTACCTGAAAAGACAGAACGCCTCGGCAGGAAAGAGACGTTAGGACGAGAGCTTCGCAGCTCGCCCCCTTTTGTCTTATCATCCTCTTTATTTGATAATGCATCGTGTAATTTGGACCCGAGTGGATTTCCGACTCCGAGAGGCTGCTTTTTGATTTGTGGATCTTCTTTTTGCAGCTCCGTTGAGTTTGTCTCTGTCTTCACTTTTGCCTCTCGTTGGAAAGAAGAATCGCCGCTCAGGTTAAATTGTTGTGTGTTTGAGAGGTGAACGGTGGCGCCTTGGCTGCTTTTTGATTCAGATTCTTGCATTAGACTTTCGTCGAATCGAATTTTGCGGTTTTCCCTTTCTCTGACATGATCAACAGCCCTTTCCTGTAAGATCTCCAGGGATGGATCAGTATGCTGCACGTCTATTAAGCCAGTTTCGGACTCTGATTGACTGTGACCCATTTGGCTCAAATCTGTTGCTTTGCTGTAATTAGCCATAAGCTCTTGGGGCTGTTTTTGGTATATGTAAGATGGAGCAGTGCTTTGATTTACATTTGACATTTGGAGACCAGCAAAATTGGGGCTGTCACTCCGTTTTGTCTGCAGTCTTCGTCTACGTCCTGCTTTGGGTTTTGATGGAACAAACACAGGACAGGACGATTCtctctgtaagaaaaaaaaaagcatcagcaTTTCAGTTCTACACATTACtgacaaaattgtaaaatgtggTTTACCAGAGGTGCGGAGTGTGAATTAATCCCATTGAGAGTGCTTATTTTCTCCTTGAAATCATCAGTCTTTAAAGGGTTTGCAGGCCCTGAtcctgcaaacatttaaatcacttGGTCATTTGAAGCTTTAGAAAATACTAAAATTCAAATCTGTGTTGATGTACATCCAAATTTCTAATGAAAATCCTTCTGGCTTCTCACCAGTGAAGTCCATCTGGTAAGACGTGATCCAGAGTTCCCTCTCCAGGTTTCTCAGAATGTTGCCTGTGCGCTCTGATAACGACAGATTCCAGGGTCGGAGTTTTGGGTTGGGCAGTATTGTCTTCGGAGGAGCTGGGTAGAAAATCTGTGTCTCCCCTTTTACCGGTTTCGAATGCTGGTGTAAAAATGACGGAGGGTAAGTTTTGACGTCTTTAtatttgctattattattaagcaaaaaatattgcATGTGTTAAATGCTCACATCCAAAAATCCATTTTCCCCTGTCCATGAAACAGCCATTTTCCTGGATTTAACTGGGTTTTCCAAGATTTCGTGTCGATACGGACCTCCTGTGGTCGTAGACAGAGTGGGATGAAATGAACTATCAGTCAACAAAGAGGCACCTGTCTATTCAAAGACTACAGGTGCCTCTATATGAATTTGTCTCATAATTTCACAGTCAGAAGCACACACTAAGAAACACCTGAAGTTTGAGCAAGGTAAATCCTTCTTCAAATCACCTGTATGtgattttaaccattttatgtGGGACTACATTGGGGTGTCCTAATATAATCCTCACTCGTAAATAGtttcaaatattattatttttttcttccaattttaattccttgttttacattttcagtagaAAAAACACAGGATTTTAGATATCTTAATTTTTCACTTGATCTGTTTGTTGCAGTTGTGTGATTGTCTTTAAACCATGTCTAAGTTTTCATTAACTTGTCAAGGTTGGTGTTCGACAATGTGAGTAACTTAGTGAGTTTCTACGATTTAATCTTAAATTATAACAAAACTCACAGCTGGACAAAAGGCAAAAGCGAGACAAGGAACTTAGAGTGGATGGAAGAGAAGGAAAccagcaaagaaagaaaaaacccccGCCAAAAAACCAGGAGGCTTAAAAACTGAGGAGACTGAAGTGTGACATTGAAACCAGTTGAGTCTTATCGCAGGGATGCAGGGCGGCTAGGGAAGTAGATCAATTAACATCGAGGTAGCTGAACTAATAAGATGAATCCAATTAGGAAAAAGCCAAACACTAAACTccagaaaaacatcaataataaaTGACCCAGGAATGATCAGGGAGAAACTAAAGCACATAAACTTACAGATCATGACAGATACACCCGTGCATGTGTATATATANNNNNNNNNNNNNNNNNNNNNNNNNNNNNNNNNNNNNNNNNNNNNNNNNNNNNNNNNNNNNNNNNNNNNNNNNNNNNNNNNNNNNNNNNNNNNNNNNNNNNNNNNNNNNNNNNNNNNNNNNNNNNNNNNNNNNNNNNNNNNNNNNNNNNNNNNNNNNNNNNNNNNNNNNNNNNNNNNNNNatatataaataaaacattcttcTGCAGAAAAGAATGAATAACAACAATATCTCACCTATAGTTTTGCTGAGCAAAGTGACGTCAGGAGGCTTGTTTGGAATGAGAGTGTTTATGAAACTCTGTGAAGCCGCTCTGACTCCCCTCTCCGGGTCATCCGGGGAGAGGAACGAGGGGAACATGGCAAACCGAGAAATGTGCGATGAATAAGGATGCTCTTTCAGCGTAGTAGTCTTTATCGTTCTCTCGCTGTGAAAGAATAGATAATCAAGAGTAAATACACAGTTTACCTAGAAAAAGGTGTGAGAATAAGTGTTAAGCTCAAGCATGCCTTTCTAGATAAGATATACTCACAATACATTTATATCAGTTGGTTTTGGgatgctggtaaaaaaaacaacaaaaaaaactttttctgacaTTATCAGAAACTCCATtgtatttattgaaattttataaTCAGTTTGTCCATGACAACTGAATGACAACTCACAGCTGGTCATTGAGGTGAACGttgctttttcttctgaaaGCGCTGGTGTGGCATGCTTGAGTTCTGATGTGTCTGCAGACATAAAACCACAGAGAATCAATACGCCACAGCGGTCAGTGATTCTGTTAGCGTCTTCCCGTGTTGATCGAACATAAACCTACTCAGGTATCGTCCCTCCGTACCCCCAGGCAGGAACTCCACTGAAACCAGAAGACGACTTTGGCTCCATGTGGCAGCTGAAGGGAAGGGTTTTACTCGTAATGATTCAAAGGCATGTGGTTCTGAGCGTTAGAACTGTATGCATTTTGGGACTCAAACCATGTTTTAGAGGAGAACAACAATGGAAGTGCTTTAAGCTCaacaaaagcatgaaaaataagGTGCAGTCATATTCGCTTACCTGGCAGAAAGTTGTACTTCttaaaggttttttatttaatcctcTGTCTTAGATGTCTTCTGAGTCTTAGAGCTGAGTTAGACTGATCTGGACTAGACCCGACTTCCTCCTCTTTGCTTGTGACCAGAGGTGGGTTTAAATTTCTGTGACCACCTGGAAAGAGAGTGCGACAGTAAACAATAGGCTAAAATCTGGCTGACACCCAATCCATCCACACAAACTGTTACCGCAAATGTCTTCTACGAACTCGAATATCTCACGACGTTTCAGTTTTGAAGAAAGGAAGTAAAATTTGCAGTATAAACTCCACGTTTTTCTTTAGTCACTTTAATTCAGGGATCAGGTTGTGTGGATGCTTCCTACCGAGCTCCTGCTTTTGTAGCAGTGGGCAATCACTGCCCAGGATGTCTGTCTTCTACTCATCAAGTGTGGATGCGATAATATTACATGTTCACAGCTTGGCGCACTCATACAACTAAACATAAGGTGGAATGAAAATGTAGCTGGCTCCAACCAGACACTGACACCGGATCCAAGCTGGTGTTAAGTTTCAGGAGTCACGTTTCAGAGGCAACATGGGAGAGACTGAGGCACCGACCTCCTACGTGGCTTACTGAAAgccaaaatataattaaaagcCCTGTCAGTAGAAATTACTTTGTTCTCAAAACAGTTTATTATGCTAAACTTCTTGATTTTCTTGGACTGATGTTGAGCTCTGAGCTATTCTGTCAGTCTGTCTGAACTCTCTTTCTTGCTTTTAATATAAAGTAGTTACCGTCGACTCAATTCAGGCATGAATGTTGGTCTGAGAAAccctaaattaaaaataaataaataaataaattatattcagaaaaatgttgacTTAAATCGGTCAAATTATGGGAATTAAGTAAAAATGCAAACCCTATTTTAGACGTCAACTAAAACAAACCCCTATATCATTTGTGTACCTTTCTATctactaaagtaaaaaaaaaagaaaaaacattaattatgcTGTACCCTAATACTAAGTACTCAACAGTAGggatattttaatacataaaaaatagtttggtcaATTTGTGTTGGCAGTGTCTTTAATGTATGTGTAGTGGAATGCTTCAATTGTGAGATTTTGTGGAATTTGCACAAAGGAAGAAAGAATCCAGTTTCAGATgacaaaacatgtattttagaTCCtctaaaatgagcaaaacacctctttcatgtcttttctcattaaataataaaaaacctgaaaactctACTGACACGTAAAATGAAtgcaactctctctctctctttcttgaCAAGGCACGGACTGCTTTCCAAAGCACCAGAGCTCGTCTTCTTTCTCAGTCTTACAAAACCCATATTCTGCATTCTGCTTTTTAATTGGGATTCTCAGGAGACCTTGTCTAAAGTCTTTGCAACGTGCCCAAGCCCTATCAAGGAGCCCATAAGCTTAAGTCCAGTAACCAATTACCTCGCTCTGCCTGAGCAGAGCCGCTGCTGTTCGGATTACAGTTCACGCTGTGGCTTTACAAATGCTGCAAAGCTTGCAGTGATTTCCCCAATATTAAGTCGTTGTGCAGAAGGAAGCAGGTGTTCACCCCAACAACATTTATAACACAGAGAAATTGAACTTTATCAGACAGCTAACTAAAGTTAACAACAGTTCCAAAGctgtaaaaaagtatttcccaCCCTTACATATCACTTAATTTTGTGATTTGTGTGACATGTTACAGATTTACAGATCTACAATTAtgaatagaaatacaaaaaagtcattttatagAGATGACTttcttaatttaacaaaaaaaagtccttaGATTATGCGTGTAACATTTGTCATCATTCACTTAATTGACTGAAATAACTTCTTAACATTAATCAACCTGTCAGCTACTTAAAAATGTCTACCTACACCCGTAGCCCCAGATTTGTTGTACCTCTTAAATGCTGGCACTTTGTTAAAAAGCAAATCCATTTGAATGTTAGCAcagaataaatagaaaaagtaAAGGATCCTTCAACTTTTCTTGCAATCAACCCAAAAAACATTCTCTACAACAGACTCCTCATGTGAAATTGGtttgaacaacaacaacaacaaaatctcagaatgattttctttgtgtgaaaattatttccaaacatTATCCTTTCACTGTTAGGGACGCTGCTGGCATCAAGCCCTAGCTGACTGTCCCTTCCTGCCTTGTCAGTGGACTGCAGGCCTCCTGAAAGCAGTTTTGCAGACGTTTATGATGTTTCTTTTATGCCAGAGAAGGAATGAAAGCACAACGTGTGAACTTGGACCTCAAAGCTCACAGctctgaaaaatgttctttgtattattattcattttaatttcatggtttttttttaaagggaagaaaaaacCCTACTTCCAATATCACAGAGGTACAGAGGATGCGTAGGTGTTcgtatgaatgtgtgtgtgtagctccAAGGTTAAACACTCATTCCTTTTGCTTCtactaaatatttgaaaatatattttttttccaggccAATCAAACCCATGAAAGCAATGTTTTTCAAGCTGCGAGCATCGATGttctcatatttattttaaagttatgcAGTTACATTACCCAAGGAAGCTAAGCGCCCTTGAGTTATTCAGAGCTGTTCATAAGGCAAAAGAAGACAGTGTACAGcctctctatctatctatctatctatctatctatctatctatctatctatctatctatctatctatctatctatctatctatctatctatctatctatctNtctatctatctatctatctatctatctatctatctatctatctatctatctatctatctatctatctatctatctatctatctatctatctatctgccAACAATATTctttgttgtggttttaatttattaataaattttttatctCCCCAGGTAAAAAATCCAATGAATTTCACATGTATTCACACATGGTTCCCGTTTCTCACATGTGATCAAATATTTTGTCCATGTGTTCGATGTTACATTGTGAGACTGCCTGGAGCGGTCCATCTGCAAACGTGGAAATATGTGATGCACATGTTCCAAATCCACATGTATACATGTGCCTTCTTTAATTCTGAAAGACGTGAACATTTGTGTGCCACGTGCGATACATGGTCTTCATGTgtgattttcaaatgtgacaTCATGGGATCAGAAATTTGGCATTTGCTTTTGCATGACATGTTTCCAAGATTGTGGTGTAGTGAGCAAAACTGCAGCAGGagggatgtttttatttttatttcttgtaagtCTGCCTATCACAGAACCACAACTTGAAGGGAGATCACATATTTGCCATGGCAAATGCAACAAATCACATCTGAAACATGACAAAGCTCACATTTTCTCGGGTATGTTCCCCGAGAACATACCCGTTTCAATCGTACACACGCAGTTTGATAACATCAAAACTGGTTTCCTGTTGATATATCTTGGAAagtgttctctctctcttgctctagAAATAGAACCAATCATCAAATTTAGGTTTGAACTTTGAATAGGACATTCTAACAAATAATTATGCTTTTTATGTACGTCCATCAATTTAACTCTGGCTGTATGTGTGAAGTTGGTTATTGATTTCTTGTCAATCTATCTGAAAAATTACAGCCACAGTTTAAGCTctgttgctctctctctctggtgaCACACAatgaggagagagagacagagagagagagagagagagagagagagagagagagatagggagagagagagagagagagcaaagcgctgttctgcatttttttcagttactAGGAATAATATATAGACGCCGCATTTTTCTACACCTCTGCACACTTACTCCACTGGAATCCACCACAGACGCATCTCAGGCTTTGACTGACAGATGTTTCTCAGCAGTGTCCCAGGTCGGTCTCAGCAAAAAAATGAATGCGTTTGATGACCACTGTTGGTATTTTAGGAGAGAGTTTGGCAGGTTGGATTAGACTATGCTgggaatggatggatgagtacAGTCTCTTGGCTGTCTCGGTCTCGTTTCTTTTACCCGCTCAAAAACTCCTCTACTTTTGCACGCTTTCTTTCCGCTGTCATCATGACAGCCTTCGACTTCACGGATGTAGAGGCGTTTTTGGACAGCCACCCGGATCTGTTCGAGGAGTATCTGGTCCGGAGAGCCAAATGCGATCAGGTGAGCAGGTGGCTGAAGGAGCACCAGCCGTCCAAAGTGTCCGCATCCGAGGACAGgcgcgccgccgccgccgccgccgccacggACCCCCTCTGGCCGAGCAGCGCCGATGGACTCCGGCGCAGGTCGTCTCACATGGAGCTGCGGCGGAACTTCGCCCGCTCCAAAGCCACAACTGCGCACCGCACATACGACGAGCATGTGAGCCTGAGCGAGCACGAGTCTCAGTCGAGCATGAGGCGCCGTGCGCTCCTGCGCAAAGCCAGCTCGCTGCCTCCGACCACCGCGCACATCCTGAGCGCGCTGCTGGAGTCCAGAGTCAACGTCCCCCAGTACGCGTCCAGCGCCATCGACTACAAGTACAGACTCAAAGAGACCAACGAGAGGGAGTTCTTCCTGGAGCTGGTGAAGGACATCTCCAACGAGCTGGACCTGACGAACCTGAGCTATAAAATCCTGATCAACGTGTGCATCCTGGTGGATGCGGACAGGTGCTCGCTCTTTCTCGTGGAGGGACCCGCTCACAAGAGGACGCTGGTGTCAAAGTTCTTCGATGTGCACTCAGGCACCACGGTCAGACCCTCGTCTAGCACTCTGAACTCCAATGAAGTGCAAGTGCCGTGGGGGAAAGGAATCATTGGCTATGTGGCAGAGCATGGAGAGACCGTCAACATCTCTAATGCATACGAGGTAAAGGACagaaattattgtaaaaaaaatcacaactttataatgaatttgtgtgtttttgttactATAATCACATAGAAATcattactaaaaaataaaaaatcagttctACTTATGAGGCCCCCTAGCAGCCCCTGGTCCCTAAGCGGCcgcttagtttgcttatgccttgcGCCGAC
Coding sequences within:
- the spmip4 gene encoding uncharacterized protein C7orf31 homolog, producing the protein MEPKSSSGFSGVPAWGYGGTIPEHIRTQACHTSAFRRKSNVHLNDQLIPKPTDINVFERTIKTTTLKEHPYSSHISRFAMFPSFLSPDDPERGVRAASQSFINTLIPNKPPDVTLLSKTIGGPYRHEILENPVKSRKMAVSWTGENGFLDHSKPVKGETQIFYPAPPKTILPNPKLRPWNLSLSERTGNILRNLERELWITSYQMDFTGSGPANPLKTDDFKEKISTLNGINSHSAPLRESSCPVFVPSKPKAGRRRRLQTKRSDSPNFAGLQMSNVNQSTAPSYIYQKQPQELMANYSKATDLSQMGHSQSESETGLIDVQHTDPSLEILQERAVDHVRERENRKIRFDESLMQESESKSSQGATVHLSNTQQFNLSGDSSFQREAKVKTETNSTELQKEDPQIKKQPLGVGNPLGSKLHDALSNKEDDKTKGGELRSSRPNVSFLPRRSVFSGSEAAGRTGTTLTLLDLQNSFSKSEAHRRFSNSITHAAVDLRHNVVTGKRHNFYGVNCNHIHG